A DNA window from Hordeum vulgare subsp. vulgare chromosome 1H, MorexV3_pseudomolecules_assembly, whole genome shotgun sequence contains the following coding sequences:
- the LOC123408304 gene encoding uncharacterized protein LOC123408304, with amino-acid sequence MEKATQESEPQAWQGAVEALLPSTPAAAAWPHLASFCALHRYLSGVDVCERVAGEDGHPGCVRYVASLAAPAPGEEDQDQHEAAPVAIATWAREELLELDDAARRLSYAVVGSNMGFGRYVATMMVVEETEAAGCKLVWEFECEPVQGWSRDGLVCYLETTVKGMAARIVEAAAD; translated from the coding sequence ATGGAGAAGGCGACGCAGGAGTCTGAGCCGCAGGCATGGCAGGGTGCGGTGGAGGCCCTCCTCCCGTCCACTCCCGCCGCCGCGGCGTGGCCCCACCTTGCCAGCTTCTGCGCGCTGCACCGTTATCTCTCCGGCGTCGACGTCTGCGAGCGCGTGGCCGGGGAGGACGGCCACCCGGGCTGTGTCCGCTACGTCGCCTCCCTCGCGGCGCCTGCGCCGGGAGAGGAGGACCAGGACCAGCACGAGGCGGCGCCTGTCGCTATCGCGACATGGGCCCGCGAAGAGCTGCTCGAGCTGGATGACGCCGCGCGCCGGCTGAGCTACGCCGTAGTTGGCAGCAACATGGGGTTCGGCCGCTACGTCGCCACCATGATGGTTGTCGAGGAGACGGAGGCGGCGGGTTGCAAGCTCGTGTGGGAGTTCGAGTGCGAGCCTGTGCAGGGCTGGAGCAGGGACGGGCTCGTCTGCTACCTCGAGACCACCGTTAAGGGCATGGCTGCGCGGATCGTGGAGGCCGCCGCCGATTAA